The following proteins are encoded in a genomic region of Clostridium kluyveri:
- a CDS encoding DMT family transporter, whose translation MEWVYLILAIILETLGTTFMKNSEGFTKLLPALGTLLTYGLCFIFLSMSLKKIPVSVAYAVWGAAGITIISVIGIFVFKESVSVLKMVSILFIVLGVIGLNFSGVSH comes from the coding sequence ATGGAATGGGTTTATTTAATTTTAGCTATTATTCTTGAAACCTTAGGAACTACTTTTATGAAGAATTCTGAAGGATTTACAAAATTACTACCAGCACTAGGAACACTTTTAACATATGGGTTATGCTTTATTTTTCTATCAATGTCATTAAAGAAGATACCTGTTAGTGTAGCATATGCTGTATGGGGAGCAGCAGGAATTACTATTATATCAGTGATAGGAATTTTTGTTTTTAAAGAAAGTGTCAGTGTGTTAAAAATGGTATCTATACTTTTTATTGTATTAGGGGTCATAGGACTAAATTTCAGTGGTGTTAGTCACTAA
- a CDS encoding MarR family winged helix-turn-helix transcriptional regulator, protein MSEEKEFTELLYVYYRSWFKINDIYRVWSRRHEIQDTTLFTLYVINKSSPYCTQNEIRDKLSLPKQTVSLILSGLEKKGYILRELNPKDRRNKIVRFTDKGSQYASSILEKLKLAEVEAFGNMSPEQRRIMVENLCLLSNLLDKSLSK, encoded by the coding sequence ATGAGTGAAGAAAAGGAATTTACTGAACTATTATATGTTTATTATCGATCTTGGTTTAAAATTAATGATATTTATCGTGTTTGGTCGAGGAGACATGAAATTCAAGATACAACCTTGTTTACTTTGTATGTAATAAATAAAAGTTCCCCTTATTGTACTCAAAATGAAATTCGAGATAAATTGAGTTTGCCGAAACAAACAGTCTCGTTAATACTATCTGGACTTGAGAAAAAAGGATATATCTTGAGAGAATTGAACCCTAAAGATCGTAGGAACAAAATTGTTAGATTTACGGATAAGGGAAGTCAATATGCAAGCAGTATACTTGAAAAACTTAAATTAGCAGAAGTAGAGGCTTTTGGGAATATGTCACCAGAACAAAGAAGAATTATGGTAGAGAACCTTTGTTTGTTATCTAATCTATTGGATAAAAGTCTTTCTAAATAA
- a CDS encoding DUF6440 family protein, producing MKDKRFETVFNQGVMEGYRIIVDRETGVNYLYVSNGSSGGLTVLLDSEGKPVITKKQI from the coding sequence ATGAAAGATAAACGTTTTGAGACTGTATTTAACCAAGGGGTCATGGAAGGCTATAGGATAATAGTCGACAGAGAAACTGGAGTAAACTATTTATATGTTAGCAATGGAAGTTCTGGAGGGTTGACTGTATTGCTCGATTCAGAAGGAAAACCGGTTATAACAAAGAAACAAATTTAA
- a CDS encoding DUF4351 domain-containing protein — MVLKKPENVRNIKGSFESTVQGLEVMKYNYKVIKAYEIDKNEILSQKNIVLYPLRVFMNHDGETEEEHILECLTAVEGLKDADYYFLLVECLKKLYQKSEYEKFVKEEIYMSSALYKEPYEKGKEEGLQEGLREGLREGELKGETKTLARTAVKLLIKKFGIIPDDLKQSMQKLDVPTLEIIIDNILEYENLEQVKKYIHQAVNIKQRL; from the coding sequence ATGGTACTAAAGAAACCAGAAAATGTTAGGAATATTAAAGGAAGTTTTGAAAGTACAGTACAGGGTTTAGAAGTGATGAAATACAACTATAAAGTTATAAAAGCCTATGAGATAGATAAAAATGAAATACTAAGTCAAAAGAATATAGTATTATATCCACTCAGGGTATTTATGAATCATGATGGAGAAACTGAAGAAGAGCATATATTGGAATGTTTAACAGCGGTAGAAGGATTAAAAGATGCGGATTATTATTTTCTTCTGGTAGAATGTTTGAAAAAGCTTTATCAAAAGAGTGAGTATGAAAAATTTGTAAAGGAGGAGATTTATATGTCATCGGCATTATATAAAGAGCCTTATGAAAAAGGTAAAGAAGAAGGACTACAGGAAGGATTAAGAGAGGGATTAAGAGAAGGCGAATTAAAGGGTGAAACAAAAACTCTTGCAAGGACTGCAGTAAAGCTCTTAATTAAGAAATTTGGTATAATACCAGATGATTTAAAACAGAGTATGCAAAAATTAGATGTGCCAACATTAGAAATTATAATTGATAATATTTTAGAATATGAAAATTTAGAACAGGTAAAAAAGTATATTCATCAGGCTGTAAATATTAAACAGAGGTTATAA
- a CDS encoding MFS transporter: MNNSNIRIIYTIFVFVILAAFDNIIIGLFPPLFSSIAVDLNVPLSALGIVSAINILVTSISSIYWGYLSGKFNRKKLVITGTIFWSVSVFLTSHSSTYVQLLIFQIFTGIGLGCIASIGFSVLTDYIPYKFRGMLLSLWGMSQGFGGIAGSLMASLIAAATNWRRPFEIVSIIGLLLIVLYFFIKEPELGESEPELKELIKKGYEYNYNIELNHLYEIASKSSNVLLFFQGFFMNITTGSLIWLPTLYISKIQHEHYSIKTATIAAGYIFALFQIGGLTSGFFGYLGDVFQRKNYKGRAIITSLFVFITIPFYLAMFILPMNNLSLPHDNNPALIFFSLLKQIAVNPWMTSMFVLSLLASAAQSANTPNWLALITDVNLPEHRGTAFSVANLAGSLGRTLGNVGVGFLLAIVSLYKGEPYNYVITLIIFQLFLIPSALCYIKMAKSNDRDIRKIKSILFKRSKLN, translated from the coding sequence ATGAATAATAGCAATATAAGGATAATTTACACTATATTTGTTTTTGTGATATTAGCGGCTTTTGATAACATTATTATAGGGCTGTTTCCACCACTTTTTTCCTCTATAGCAGTAGATTTGAATGTACCTTTATCTGCCTTGGGCATTGTTTCGGCTATTAATATATTAGTAACTTCCATTTCATCAATTTACTGGGGCTATCTGTCTGGTAAATTTAATCGGAAGAAACTTGTTATCACAGGAACTATTTTTTGGTCGGTATCAGTATTTTTAACATCCCACAGCAGTACTTATGTTCAGCTTCTTATTTTTCAGATATTTACTGGAATAGGATTGGGGTGCATAGCGTCAATTGGATTCAGTGTGTTAACTGATTATATTCCATATAAATTTAGAGGAATGCTTTTAAGCCTTTGGGGAATGTCACAAGGCTTTGGCGGAATAGCAGGATCACTAATGGCTTCACTTATTGCTGCCGCCACAAATTGGAGAAGACCCTTTGAAATTGTCAGTATAATAGGGCTTTTATTAATTGTTTTATATTTTTTTATAAAAGAACCTGAATTAGGGGAATCAGAACCTGAATTAAAAGAGCTCATTAAAAAAGGGTATGAATATAATTACAACATTGAGCTTAATCATTTATATGAAATAGCCTCCAAGAGCAGTAATGTTTTACTGTTTTTTCAGGGATTTTTTATGAACATTACAACTGGAAGTTTAATATGGCTTCCAACATTATATATTTCCAAAATTCAACATGAACATTACAGTATAAAAACAGCAACTATTGCTGCAGGATATATCTTCGCCTTGTTTCAAATAGGTGGTTTGACTTCGGGATTTTTTGGATACCTTGGAGATGTATTTCAAAGAAAAAATTATAAAGGAAGAGCTATTATAACTTCACTATTTGTTTTTATTACAATACCTTTTTATTTAGCAATGTTTATATTACCAATGAATAACTTATCATTGCCACATGACAACAATCCTGCTTTAATTTTTTTTAGTTTATTGAAGCAAATAGCTGTAAATCCTTGGATGACCTCAATGTTTGTATTGTCTCTTTTGGCTTCAGCAGCTCAATCTGCCAATACACCAAATTGGCTTGCACTTATAACGGATGTAAATCTTCCTGAACATAGGGGAACGGCCTTTAGTGTAGCTAATTTGGCTGGGAGTTTAGGAAGAACTTTGGGCAATGTAGGTGTTGGTTTTTTACTTGCTATTGTTTCTTTATATAAAGGTGAACCTTATAACTATGTAATTACGTTAATAATATTTCAGCTATTTCTTATTCCTTCAGCTTTATGCTATATAAAGATGGCTAAGAGTAATGATAGGGATATTAGAAAAATTAAATCGATTCTTTTTAAAAGATCAAAGTTAAATTGA
- a CDS encoding MGDG synthase family glycosyltransferase, with protein sequence MTKNILVISAEFTGHGHKSITESLYEKFKDHSDVKIYIIDGFSLGGKLLKSIGKSYGPITRNVKELWRLIWNLSSIKPSLVNRLIESEIKYNFIQVLEKIKPDLILSVHPNFNGSIINILEEYKIKIPVITLIADLVSIYPLWADKRADYIISPTQEAKDKCVEFGVSEEKVQVLGFPVRSRFYEHTASSKESNYYDIDKPLKCLIMSGGEGVGNMRRIAENLLDNFNCTVKVIAGRNKKLRKKLEKSLTAKYGHAVQIYGFMENIQDLMLDSDIAFTRGSPNVMMEAIACNVPLVITDALPGQEAGNPKFAEKYNIGVVCKDIKNIQNTISNLLANNAQKLNQIKKSQKRYSDPYVPNNIVNFILNIDCLNSEVAIPGISLGFIKIR encoded by the coding sequence ATGACTAAAAATATACTTGTTATTTCTGCTGAGTTTACAGGACATGGACATAAAAGTATAACTGAGTCTTTATATGAAAAATTCAAAGATCATAGTGATGTTAAAATTTATATTATAGATGGATTTTCATTAGGAGGAAAACTTCTGAAAAGCATAGGTAAATCCTATGGTCCAATTACTAGAAATGTTAAAGAATTGTGGAGACTAATATGGAATTTATCGTCAATTAAACCATCATTGGTTAATAGGTTAATTGAGTCAGAAATAAAATATAATTTTATACAGGTATTAGAAAAAATAAAACCTGATTTAATTCTATCTGTGCATCCCAATTTTAATGGTTCTATTATAAATATATTAGAAGAATATAAAATAAAAATACCAGTGATTACTTTAATTGCAGATTTAGTAAGTATATATCCATTATGGGCAGATAAAAGAGCTGATTATATTATAAGTCCAACCCAGGAGGCAAAAGATAAGTGTGTTGAATTTGGTGTTTCAGAAGAAAAAGTACAAGTATTGGGATTTCCAGTTCGTTCAAGGTTTTATGAGCATACAGCAAGTTCCAAGGAAAGTAATTACTATGATATTGATAAACCTCTAAAATGTTTAATAATGAGTGGCGGTGAAGGTGTAGGAAATATGAGGAGAATAGCAGAAAATCTTCTTGATAATTTTAATTGTACTGTAAAAGTTATTGCAGGGCGTAATAAAAAATTAAGAAAAAAATTAGAAAAATCATTAACAGCAAAATATGGCCATGCTGTTCAAATATATGGATTTATGGAAAATATACAAGATTTAATGCTAGATTCTGATATTGCATTCACAAGGGGAAGCCCTAATGTTATGATGGAAGCCATAGCATGTAATGTGCCTTTAGTAATAACAGATGCTTTGCCTGGACAAGAAGCAGGAAACCCCAAATTTGCTGAGAAATATAATATTGGAGTAGTGTGCAAAGATATTAAAAACATACAAAATACTATAAGTAACTTACTTGCAAATAATGCACAGAAACTAAATCAAATCAAAAAATCTCAAAAAAGGTATAGTGACCCTTATGTTCCAAATAATATTGTGAATTTTATTTTAAATATAGATTGCCTAAATAGTGAAGTTGCAATACCGGGCATAAGTTTGGGATTTATAAAAATCCGTTAG
- a CDS encoding MarR family winged helix-turn-helix transcriptional regulator: protein METQYDYTKLVGYLIIKGEVCIKRKILSLFLEKGYPITFEQWTVLNVLYMEPGSIQSEIAVKTYKDKTNVTRILDVLSKNGYVVREKHENDRRSSCIYLTDAGRKMFEDLIPYIKLINEQFRKDISDEDLGIFLNVLEKICKNAE, encoded by the coding sequence TTGGAAACACAATATGATTATACCAAATTAGTTGGGTATTTAATAATTAAAGGTGAGGTGTGCATTAAGAGAAAAATTCTTAGCTTGTTTCTAGAAAAGGGGTACCCTATTACCTTTGAGCAATGGACAGTACTAAATGTATTATATATGGAACCTGGTTCAATTCAAAGCGAAATTGCTGTAAAAACGTACAAAGATAAAACTAATGTAACTAGAATACTGGATGTACTTTCGAAAAATGGGTATGTAGTAAGAGAAAAACATGAAAATGATAGGAGAAGCTCATGTATTTACCTTACGGATGCAGGAAGGAAAATGTTTGAAGACCTTATACCCTATATTAAGTTAATTAATGAGCAATTTAGGAAAGATATATCTGATGAAGACTTAGGAATTTTTCTAAATGTATTAGAGAAGATATGTAAAAATGCCGAATAG
- a CDS encoding alpha/beta hydrolase family protein, with translation MVKLTLKEKFAFHLIFSEKKTYYRWYGRFLSFGVEYERIKRVVSRISSWLQWCNEWTKEGNHLYNMAEEALQNGYATKARKLFHEAVGCYHIGQHIFFIDSTQKESTQEKARKSYKKAISLYDEKEKPIRIDIPFNGVKIPGYLRLSDSNNKPLIIFVNGMDNIKEAEGHFQGTLFKQQGFNHFTFDGPGQGEMWQRMKFDAKEYHKAVSAIIDWFEEQKIYEIDLAKIALVGFSLGGYLAPICAAYDSRVKAVVGNSGLVYIGGLKGLKALNPIWQRGVTYMTGCENLEEVRDKFDWDIEEQPNLKVPLLFYHAGKDEVMPSPKVHAEKMMRWAKGEKTLKYYENGEHCTQNYLDEVFPEIIDWFKIKLEG, from the coding sequence ATGGTAAAGTTAACCTTAAAGGAAAAGTTCGCATTCCATCTTATTTTTAGCGAAAAGAAAACTTATTACAGGTGGTATGGAAGATTTTTATCTTTTGGAGTAGAGTATGAAAGAATAAAAAGAGTAGTAAGTAGAATTTCTAGTTGGTTACAATGGTGCAATGAATGGACTAAAGAAGGGAATCATTTATATAATATGGCAGAAGAGGCTTTACAAAATGGATATGCAACAAAAGCAAGAAAATTGTTTCATGAGGCAGTAGGCTGTTATCATATAGGTCAGCATATATTTTTCATTGATAGTACCCAAAAAGAAAGTACACAAGAGAAAGCCAGAAAAAGCTATAAAAAAGCAATCAGTTTATATGATGAAAAAGAAAAACCAATACGAATAGATATACCCTTTAATGGTGTTAAAATCCCAGGATACTTAAGACTTTCTGATAGCAACAATAAACCACTTATAATTTTTGTAAATGGCATGGATAATATTAAGGAAGCAGAAGGGCATTTCCAAGGGACATTGTTTAAACAACAGGGGTTTAATCACTTTACTTTTGATGGACCCGGTCAAGGAGAGATGTGGCAGAGGATGAAATTTGATGCAAAGGAATATCATAAGGCAGTGTCGGCTATTATTGATTGGTTTGAAGAACAAAAAATATATGAGATTGACTTAGCTAAAATTGCACTAGTGGGCTTTAGTCTTGGAGGGTATTTAGCACCAATATGTGCAGCATATGATTCAAGAGTAAAAGCGGTAGTTGGAAATAGCGGACTTGTTTATATAGGTGGATTAAAGGGGTTAAAAGCTCTAAACCCAATTTGGCAGAGAGGAGTTACTTATATGACTGGGTGTGAGAACTTAGAAGAGGTAAGAGATAAGTTCGACTGGGATATTGAAGAACAACCCAATTTAAAAGTACCTTTACTTTTCTACCATGCCGGGAAAGATGAGGTGATGCCGTCACCAAAAGTTCATGCAGAAAAAATGATGAGATGGGCAAAAGGTGAAAAAACTCTTAAGTATTATGAGAACGGTGAACATTGTACTCAGAATTATTTAGATGAAGTATTTCCTGAGATTATAGATTGGTTTAAGATAAAACTTGAAGGATAA
- a CDS encoding Uma2 family endonuclease, producing the protein MRNYIGDVFYTEDEFEDIQANFNGKAEYDNGAIYLSSNTSQKHNIILNNINAYLTLYFREKNCRAYTEQIEVIFKSENDIKKYKPDIFVMCGNAEKKGESFLTSPKIIFEILSKSTSKLDKGAKYYTYEKYGVLEYNLVDQNGFIIQHTLIDGLYEITNTFKKGDKYISSIFTDLIIDIDLIFSE; encoded by the coding sequence ATGAGAAATTATATAGGAGATGTATTTTATACAGAAGATGAGTTTGAAGATATTCAGGCCAATTTTAATGGGAAAGCTGAATATGATAATGGAGCCATTTATTTAAGTTCTAACACTTCTCAAAAGCATAATATTATATTAAATAATATAAATGCATACTTAACATTATATTTTAGGGAAAAAAATTGTAGGGCATATACTGAACAAATAGAGGTTATCTTTAAAAGTGAAAATGATATAAAAAAATATAAGCCAGACATATTTGTTATGTGTGGTAATGCTGAAAAAAAAGGTGAAAGTTTCTTAACATCACCAAAAATAATTTTTGAGATTCTCTCAAAATCTACTTCTAAATTAGATAAGGGAGCAAAATATTATACTTATGAAAAATACGGAGTATTGGAATATAACCTTGTAGACCAGAATGGGTTTATCATTCAACACACCTTGATAGATGGATTATATGAAATAACCAATACTTTCAAAAAGGGAGATAAGTACATTAGTTCAATATTTACAGATTTGATTATTGATATTGATTTAATTTTTAGTGAATAA